CGCTCGTGGATCAACGGCGTCGCCGCACTCGACTATACCGAAGCCGAAGCCGCGATTCCTCTCGACGGCAAGATCGGGATCCAAGTGCATGGCGGCGGTAAGGCGCTAGTGCAATTAAAAGAGATCACGCTCCAAGAGCTTCCTCCAACTCTCGACGCGCCATCTTGGAAAGAACGCTCGACCGAATCGCCGCAGACGGGAGCCGTTCCGCTTTCTGCCGAAGCAGAGTTAGCCGGTTTTCAGGTCCCCGATGGTTTTGAGGTGGAGCTAGTCGCCTCGGAGTCAGAGGGGATCGGCAAGTTTGTAGCGTTGGCTTTTGACGCCAAGGGACGACTTTGGACGACGACAGCGCTTGAGTACCCGGTCGATGCGAACGAAAGTCCTGAAGAGTCACGCAGCCTATTCGCCGCAGGGGGCCGAGACAAAGTGTTGGTCATCGATAGTCCCTGTTCAGAAAAACCATCGCCGCCGCGCGTCTTTGCTAAGGGGCTCGTGATGCCGCTCGGCGTGTTGCCTTACGGCGACGGCGCTTTTGTGCAATATGGTCACGATATTCGTTTCTATCGTGACCAAGATCAGGATGGAAAAGCGGACTCGCACGAGATTGTCCTTACCGGCTTCGGAACGCAAGACTCCCATCTCTTTCCGCATCAGTTTACGCGCGTCCCCGGCGACTGGATCTTGATGGCCCAAGGGCTGTTTAACGCATCGACCGTCCGGCGCGCCAATGACGCTGCGTTTGCAAATGGGGAGAAGCAAATCGAGTTCAAGCATTGCAAGTTGGGGAGATTCAACGCAGCCGGTGATCGCTTTGAGGCGCTCACGCAAGGACCGAACAACATTTGGGGACTCACCGTCTCTCGCGAAGGAAAGATTTGGATTCAAGAAGCGAATGACATCGGACATCCGGTCAGCCCGTTTGAGCCTGGCGCCTATTATCCCACCGGATCGCGCGATCTGCTGAAGTCGTACCAACCGCTGATGCCGCCGCCATTGGGGCCGCCGCAAATGGGTGGAACCGGCCTCAGCGGTCTTACGCTCGCCGACGATCGTCAAGGTTGGCCGTCGCCTTGGGGTTTTGACGCCGATGACCCCGCGGCGCCGCGTCGCTTCTATGTCGCCAATCCGATTACTAGTCGAATTCAATTGATTGAAGCGACGTTCGACGGCGACCGCTTTACGTACAAAAAGCGGCCTGACTTTTTGGTCTCGTCCGATCCGCGCTTTCGTCCGGTCGCCATTCAGTTTGGCCCCGATGGCTCGCTCTATGTGATTGACTGGTACAACAAGGTGATCTCGCACAATGAAGTGCCGCGCAGACATCCCGATCGGGACAAAACGCGCGGCCGGATCTGGCGAATTCGCCACAAAGATCAACCGCGCACCATACCGGTCGACCTGACGCAGTTGACCGTCGATCAGTTGGTCGATCGCCTAGGAGATGGGAACGCGCGAATCGCGGAACTCGCTTGGCAGCAGATCATCGATCGCCAAGCGAAAGAGGTGATTCCGCGGCTATCGCAAGTCGTGATCGATCGATCGGCGTCAGCTGATCGTCGCCTGGGAGCGCTATGGGCGCTCGAAGGGTTAACGCAGGTTCCCGCTTCGATCCTTCACGAGATCGCGCGAGCCGAAAATGCCAATCTTCGCCATGAAGCGGTTCGCATCGCCGCGGCTCAGCCGCGATCCGTCAACGAATTCCTCAAGATCGCCAAGCCGCTAGTGAACGATTCGTCGCCGCACGTCCGCGCGGCGCTAGGCGACGCGTTGCGAAGATTGCCGGCCGTCGATTCCAATGCGATTGCACTGATGCTAGAGCTGGGAAAAGCGTCGACCTCTGGGGACGTATGGACCGTTTACGATCGTGAGTTTGAACGTTTTCTGGCCCGCTGGGCGATGGAAGAAAACCGAGAAGCGGTCGCCGCGTTCTTGAGCTCTCCAGCAGGGAAAGCCCTTCCTGTCGAGAATCGCGCTTTGGCGACTTTAGCGATTGGCGGGCGAGCAGGGGCCGTCGCTCTGGCGAATCTTCTCCCCGATTTAGAACGTCCTCTCAACGCCGAGGAAATCCGTGTCTTGGTTCCTCACTTTGCGGACAAGAGCGTCGCTCAAGAATTAACCCAGGCAATTGCCAGGAAATCGTCGCGTGACGCGATGTTGCGATCGTTTCTTCGGTTGCGCACCCAGATCGATTGGCGCCCGCTTCGCCCAGCGATCGAATTGGCTGCGGCGGAGATCCTGTCGGATCCGGCGCAAACCAGCTTCGCTTTCGAGTTGATTCAAAACTTCCAACTGAATGGCCTAACGCCCGAAGTGATGAAGATAGCAACGGATCCGCAGGTAGATGCGGGACGAAGGATCACCGCGCTTCAGACGCTCGCCGAGTTGCCTTCCCTGGATGTGGAGCCATTGATTGAGATCGCTAATGCGACCGGTCCAAACTCCAAGATTCGCGAGGCTGCGATTCGTTGTCTGGCTCGCAGCTCAGCACCAGCCGCCGCGGACGCGATGCTCGATTTATTGGTGGACGGTAGTTTACAAATTCGCCAGTTGATCGTCACCGAAATGTCATCTCACCGCGAAGGAGTCGCCGCGCTGCTAGATGCCTACGACGATGGAGATTTGCAACTGAGCGATTTCAGCCCAGAAACGCTACAGCGCATGACAGCCTTAGCGCCGGCCAGTCCGATTTTGCAAGCGATCAAAGCGAATCTGGTCCGTGAGGGCCAAACGGTATTGCAGCTGGCTGGCGGAGCGAACGACTTTGTCAACGTACCGATCGATTTGCCAGGGCCGTTCACGGTTGAAACCTGGGTGAAACTTCGTCCCGATATCAGCAACGCCGATGGTATCTTGGCGGGGCCCGGAACGCTCGACGTCAACTTCTATAACTCTACGCTGCGCGTCTGGATCGCAGGACAACGTGACGTCGCAGTCGCCGATCGAAAAATGCTGCCGGATGCATGGACTCACATCGCCGTGACTCGCGATCCGCAAGGGGTTATTCGAATCTATATCAACGGCGAACTCTCGACCGAAAGTCGACAAACGAATTCCCGACCATTCTCTGGAGTCTATGTAGGCCGCACCACGGTCGCCGACCAGGGAACTGACGGTCAATTGGCCGAGTATCGAATCTGGAACGTGGCTCGCTCTGCGGACGAGATTCTTCTGAACTTTGACCGCAGCTTCGACGAAGCTGCGCCCCCCGCGGGGTTGCTGCATCAGTTCCATAACGACCACTGGGGAAAACTTTCTGGAGCGGCGACCACGTTTGCGACGCTCGATTCTCCTCCGCTCCACTCTGCGGAAGAAGCCGCTCAGCTCAATGCGCTGTTTGATCGCTATCGCCAATTGGCGAATCGGCCAGGCGACCTGGAAAATGGTCAGCAAATATTTACGAAGACTTGCCTGACGTGTCATCAGTTCGGCGGCCACGGCGGTAACATCGGCCCTGCGCTCGACGGCGTCGGCCTTCGTGGAACTGAAGCGATCCTCCGCAACGTCCTCACTCCGAGCGCGGCGATCGAAGGGGGATACCGCAATTATCAAGTGGTGACGATCGCCGGACAGATCTACGCTGGATTGCTCGTCGCCGAGGATGAAAGTGTCGTTGTGATCCGACAATTGAACGCGCCGGACCGTCGTATCGAAAAACGGAATATCCAGCGGGGCGGATTCACGAACATTTCCGTCATGCCAGAGGGACTGCTTAACGCACTGTCCGACCAAGAGGTTTCGGATTTATTCCGCTATCTCGGTTCGCTCAAGCAAGGCGTTTCTTCCGCCAACGCTGATTCAGCAAGCGTGAAGTAGAGCGGAGCGCGTCCCTTGGCGATGGGTACATTATATCGGATAGAAAGTTCGACAACTTGGCTTGGCTCAGACCTTCACGTTATTCAATTGACGACTTGCGCGCTTTTTCTAAGGCCTGATGCACATCGACAGGGAGTCCGCCATCCAAGCCTACCGCGATAAACTGGAACCCTTGCTTCAGACGTTGCTGAATCTGATCGCCATTGGATAGCAGTCCGCACGGGATCCTGTTTTTTTGAGCAATGGAAGCGACTTGCGCAATCGCAGCTTCAAAGACTGGATCTCCCTTGTCGACTCCTAGCGAAAACGCCAGATCCGACGGGCCGATAAACAGACCTCCCACACCCGGCGTTTGGGCAATGTCTTCACAGTTCTGCACCGCTTCCACCGTTTCAATCATGACCCAGACGACCAACTCGCCTTGGGGATCAAGCGGCCACACGTCGGCTCGTTGAGCGTATTCTTGCGGAGTCAGCCCCCAGTATCGAGCAGCATGCCGATAGCCGACCCCGCGCTTGCCTTCTGGTTGGTAGTCTTCCGCCATTCGCTTTTGTGGAAAACGGCAAGCCTTGACGATGGCTAAAGCCTGCTCGGCCGTATCGACATGCGGCACGATTACTCCCAGCACGCCGGCATCAAGCACTTGCTTTAACAGATGATCAACAGGCTCACGTCCAGCCGCAGGGATACGCACGAAGGGGACGACGTTAGGTTGTAGATTTCCCTTCTGCAAAATTTTCCGTTTGTTAATCATGCCCAGCAGATAGTTTTCGAGTCGAGTCACATCGTAGGGACTATGCTCCATATCGATGATGACAAAATCCAATGAACTATCGGCGATCGCTGCGCCGGTACGAGCATTGATGTTTTGCGAGAACATGCCGAATGCCGGAGTCTTCGCTTCCATCAGCTCGATAAACCGATTCAATCGCAGGGGATTCTTCGCAGCGGATTGTGCCCGTAGATTGCCGGTATTTCCCCCCAGCAATAACGCAATCACGAAGATAAGTCGGAAAGTCATAGAGCCTTTCGAGCGGCTAGTTTTTCAAGCGGGGAGTTCTCGTCTCCGTCAAATCAACAGTTCCGCAATCGGATGCCCACCGTCCGTGATGGGAATAGGCCGATCTCCATCGTAGAGATTCTTCCTGTAGTCAATTTTCAGGCTGGCTAGAATCGTGGCGAACAGATCGGATACGCCCACTGGTGAAGAGATGATCTTCTCGGAAAACTCGTCCGTTTCTCCCCAGGCGCCTTGATGGTTGAGTCCTCCGCCTGCGAGTACGCAACTGAATGCGCGCTGTTGATGTCCGCGTCCGCCGCCGCTGTCGAACTCTGCTGGGCGTCCGAATTCCGTCGTGACCGCGATCAGGGTGCGGTCGAGAAGCTTTTTCTCTTCGAGGTCGAGAATCAGCGTCGAAAGGGCCACATCGAGTTCCTGAATCAATTTGTGTTGTTCGATGATCCCTTGGTTGTGAACGTCCCAGCCGACTCCATTGAGAAAATTGAGATTGTGAGAGACTTCGACAAATCGGACGCCGCTCTCTACCAGTCGTCTGCTCAGCAGGCACCGCTGACCGAATTCGCCTCCGTATTGGATTCTTAAATCGGCTGGCTCACGTTCGAGTTCAAACACTCGGTTGAACTGAGGACCACTTAAGCGAATGCTCTGCTCAATCGCCGCTTCGTAGTCATGTAAAGATTGGTCATCCTGGAGAGGCGCATCCTTTCGTAAGGCAGCCAACAGGGCTTGTCTTCGATTTTGGCGAGGGAGGGTGATCCCATCGGGACGCGATAGGCCGACTGGGCCTTCGCTCGTGTTCGTAAGATAGAGGTAGTTGGCGCTTGCGCCGAGAAAACCAGCGCCTCGGGCAACATTGGGATAGCCAATCAATACATAGGGAGGCGCGATGTCGCTTGCCGCGCCGCGCTCGTGCGCCACTAACGAGCCGAGGGAAGGATAGGTAACCGTACCGCTAACCGGTCGCCCGGTATGCATTCGATTGGATGCAGCCGCATGTTCGCCGACATTGTGATGCAAGGTTCGAACGGCTGTAACGCGATCCATGACGGCGGCCACGCGAGGCAGATGCTCACAGACTTGAACCCCCGGCACGGCCGTATCAATCGCGTCGTAGTAGGAGCCTTGCTGTTTTTTGCGGACATCTCCCTTGCGTTTGGGATCGAACGTATCGATCTGTCCCATTCCTCCTCCTAGCCAAATCGAGATAACATGATCGGCCTTTCCAGAGAGGAGTGCGGGCTGGTCCCCCGCATGTACGATTTTCGGGATCGCTAGTCCGCAAGCGGCGGCCGCAATACCCGTAAGGCAGTCTCGACGGGAGAGAGAATGGGAAAGCGATGAGCGGATTTCGTTCTTCATGGACTTCATTTCCAAGGATAAAAAATGACTGAATGAACCCTTCTCCATCGAATCGCTGGAAGAGACCGGTTGGCGAATAATATCGCGATAAGCTGGGGATCGAGCACGATCATGGGATCCAGACAAATTCTGGATGATTGACTAAGCTCCACACGACATCTTCATATCTTTCCCGCCATTCCGTCTGCAGACGAGGGTCTCCAGGGGGGCCTTGGCGAACGCGTTCTTCATTCTTCATTTGAATGGTGTTCGCTTCGGACTGGGCATGATTAAACCATGTGATTTGGGGGAGTCGCGGTAACGCCGGGATGGGCTGGACTTCGCCTTCCGGAACGAGACGTTGCTCGAAATCAGAAGCCACAACCGCGACGCAATCTTCGCGTTCTTGCGGGCTCGGCGAACGGCTTAGAATCTGGAGAAATAATGATTCCACGAGTTGTTCGGCCGATTCCGCTCGCACGGCAAGATCCGCCAACGGACTATCGCTCGATGCTCGGGTGAGGTTGGCCGTCAGGACGCTATTCGCGAGAATCCCAGGCTGGAGGACGTTGGAGTCGCTCTCCCGTTCTGCGATCGGTTCTTGTCTCGCCCCTTTCCAGCCAAAGACCTCAAGCATGTCCAACATCATGCGAGCGCGTGGGAGTGACAGGCTGGGCCGATCTCGCTCGTTCTTCAAGTCGGCCATCATCCAGGCCCTTGTCGGATTTCCCAAATTTAAGCGATAGTCCATGGTGGTGCGGCCTTCAGGATCAAACGAGAGTTCCTCGACCTCGAATGCGCTGCCGGTGGCTAGATGAAGGGAATCGACAACTTGCTCGGCCGTTAGGCGACGACGATCGGGAGCGTTAAAATATCGAGACGCGGCAGGCGCATTGGAGTTCTGGCCAATCGCGACGCGTTGATACGCATCCGACGACATGATTAGCTGCAAGATGTGCCGCGAGTCGTATCCCTGCGAGACAAACTCAGCCGCGAGCCAGTCGAGCAGTTCCGGATGACTGACTTCTTGCCCTTCCCAGTCGTGGACCGGCTCGACGAAACCGGACCCCATAAGACGCTTCCAAAGATGATTCACCACCACGCGTGAGAAACGCCGATTCTCTGGCGAGGTGATCAATGCGGCCAGACGTTCGCGGGAATCCTCGGGGTTATGCGTCAGTTGATCGAGTTGCTGGTTATCCTTGGCGCCGGTCTGGTCTGCAAACGGCCACCCAGGCTGAATCGACTGATTCGGTTTGATAGAAACCTGAATCAAGGATTGGCGCGTCTGCTTCTCGAAGAACGCCGCGGGAACTTGGCTCGATTTGGGAATCTTCAGTGATTTGCGTTTGAGCATCGCCCCCAACGCATACAAATCGTGTTGCGTCGAACGATGATAAGGCGAATCGTGACAGCGGGCGCATTTCAACTCGATTCCTAAAAACGCGGATGCAAGGATATGGCCTTTGGCGGCGTAGGGTGAATCGTTTTCCCCAGCTAAGGAGAACCCGGCGCTTCCTCCCTCATGAGCGCTGCCGCGCATGAGGACTAACTCTGTCACCATCCGATCGAATGGCTTGTCGTCTTGCAGGGCATCGTAGAGAAACCAGCGAAATGGCCCGGTGCTATTTAGCGTGGCGGAAATCAGAGATGGATTCTCCGCCAATAAATCTTGCCAAAAGCTTACCCAATGATCTGCAACTCGGTCATCCGACAACATTCGGCCAATCCATTCGGACCGCTTGTCTGGATTTTCATCCAGCAGGAATTCCTGAAGCTCCTCAGTTGTCGGCGGTATGCCGACGGTGTCAAGAAAGAGGCGACGCAAGAACGCCTCGTCACCAACACGCGTGGGAATCTCGATGTTTTTCGAATTCTTGGATTGTTGGGGCCAAACTGCGCCGTCGCGAATCCATGTTTCAATCAATGAAATTTGCTCGGCCGACAAGGGGGCGCCGGTTGGGGGCATTCGTGAAAATTCGTCATCCGATTGAATGCGATGAAGCAGTTCACTCTCGTGAGGATGTCCCGGACTCACTGATGGCAACTCCGAATCGCCTCCACGTAAAGCGTCTTCGCGTGTGTTCAGACGCAATCCTCCCTGATCTTTTTCTCCATGACAGCGAAAGCAGTTTGTGCGAAGAATCGGCAAAACTTTGCGATGAAATAGATCGGCCTGCGGAGATTCCGCTGGGCTCTTGATGGATTGCGCTTGCTCGATTTTGGCGAAGATGAACGCGTCAACAGGGTGGATGCCCGCTCGCCCTGGAATGCTTGGAACCGCAGGGGGAGGATTTTGGTCAACCCACTTCTTCGCTCTGGCATGGCGCGCTTGCCAGAAGGGATCCTCGGATTGAGCCGCCTGGCGACGTGTCGCGGCATCCAGGTCGCGAAGGTCACGTTCGCTGCGAGCCAACGCCGGCTGCATCGCGGACTCTGTCAAAGGCAAGCGGTCTTGCCCGATTGGACGCAAGATATCAAACGAGGCGCCATCCGCGGACTGGCGTGCAAGGCAGACTTCCCCTGATTCTGTTCGAACTCCGTTCCCTCCCACGACAATCTCAAGGACCACACGACAGCACCGTTTTTGTTCCGGATCATGGGCCGCTTTTCCGGACGGCTTGACCAGATAATCGACGAACGCTTCTTTCATGTTCCCACGTCTCGGACGAACTCCCGGCAGAGGAGCCTGGGGAGGAGGATGAATCGGATTTCGTCCCCCGTTGTAGCGCACGGTATCTGCTTTGGTGGTCGTCACCAATTGGCCGTCGATCCACAAGCGACTTAGTCCTCGCGTACGAATCAGCAATCGCTGTTGGCCGAGCGGAAGCTCGACATCGGCTGCGATTTGCATGAGCAACGGAGCGTTCCAACTCGACCGGATTCCCCAGTCGTCGTAGCGAAGCGGAATCCGTGGCAGTAAAAAAGCGTCTCCCAGCCAGCTTAGCGTGGGTGATTGCAGCGATTCCTCTTGGCGTAACCAGCGATCGTGACGAGGAAAGTTCTCCCGCAAGGAAAACGCCACGCGGCCTGCGGGGACGCCTTCCACCTTGGGCATTCGTTCCTGCTTCGGTATGACCAGCTGCGGCCCCCCTTTACGGCGGAATCTCGACGCGATTTCTTCATCGCTCAATCTCTCTCGATGGATGGCCAAGCGATGGATCTGGCCATGAAAACTGACATTCGGACTCCTTCCCATCGAGGTTCCAATCCAAACATCGCCAGCGTCCACTACCGGCGGATCGGTCGTGGGGCCTGCTAGTCCCCATGCGCCATCGGTCGGAACGCCATCGATCCAGCCAAGCATCGAATCGGGATCGCCGAACTTGTAAGAAAGAGCAATGTGATGCCAACCGCTGGAGAGAGTGAATCCGATCGTGGATCGCCAGCGGTGCCACTGGGGCGCTTGGTCTCCCAGCCGCGACGTAAACAGGAAGTCGAGATGTGCGACTCCTTGCTTGTTATAAAGCCGCAGCGACCAATTTTGATTCGCCTGGTTTGATTTTCTGGCGCCAGAACGTCCTTTGCCAATGATGTAGACCTGCTGTCCCGAGCGGATGGATTGGGGATTTACCCAAGCTTCCAGGGTGACGGTATCGCCGTTGGTGAATTGTAGATCCGAGCTTTTGCCTGCCCCGAGGGCCAACATCGAAGCTCCTTTACCATCCAAGTAGATCGCCCTGTTCTCGGAGGTAAAGTCAGGGAATTCAGGGGCCTGAGGGCCGGTCTGTTGGAACTTCACATCGCCATGGACCTCCAGTCCCTTTTGCGTCAGCGTCGTGGGAAGCTCGGGAGCCTCAAACTCCCAGCGAGCGACCGATTCTGCTTGAACCACTCCTAAGGAAGTTGTCCAGATGATGCTGATTGCAAAAACCAGACTCGAAATCATGGAGACGGAATTCATGACTCTCCTTTGAGGCCGTCGAATCGCTGACAACAAGTCGCAACTGTTCGTTACGCGTGTCAGAGCGCATTCAGCATTTGAGTATCGAAGCGAGAAATAACTGCAGGGCACGGCGCAACCGCGCCTGGTTTCAGCGATTACCGAGTCATGGTAAGCCGCCGATCAAAACTGGATCGACATAGAATTCATTGTCGTCGGCATCCTGGAAAAACAGACCTTCCGCTGCTTCGCCTGGAGCGTAGCCAAGATCGGAAAGATCAATTCCTACTGCGAGCGCCCGATACTCCAATCGCACTGGACGAAGCGTAAAATCCGCTTGTTCCAGTTCCGTCAAAGAATCGATGCGCTGGCCTTTCGTCGCATGGACCAGCATCTGCGTTACAGGCAATGCTTCTGGAGAATAGAGAGACAAGTCGTATTCCCGGATTGTGTGGGCTTTACGCCCCGGCGACATCTGCAAGGGGCAGACATGAAACGCATCTCCATCCGTCAGGCTGGGCAATGGATGGATCTCGAAAAACACCACGTCCGGACCAGGTCCATTCTTCACGGGCTGCGCGAAACGAACGGCCATCCCTGGAGTACCGATAACGTTGTCAGCGGGAGCATGTTCCATGACAGGATTACTCTGCAGAGGCGTTTCGCTTCCTCCAGGATTGATGACCCCGGTGACGATGGAATTATCGGACAGCGCGTCGATCGGTTTGCCGATGACCTGCTTTCCTCCCAGTACGTGATCGAATAATCCTTCATTGCGAGAAGAACGAAACCAAATCAGTTCGACCGGAATCAGGTCAGTATCTGAGTAAGTAACATCCTGCCCAGCTCGTTGGACGGTGACTGTCTTCAGCAACTCCGCTTTTCCGTCAGATTCCGCCGTGGTCGCCGTAAAAGAAACAATCCGGTCAGGCAGGCGCATTCGATGTTTGTCTCTATCGAAAACCCCCGGAGTCAAAGTGAAGGTCGGCTCGGCAAGAACCTTCACGGCTTGATTGCTTTCTAGGCGGAGCTCATTTTCATGATTTCCTACAATCGGCGCGAACTCGTCGCCCTGTTCGTTGAAGTCTTCCGCGTTCCCCAGCAATCGACGAAGTTCACGAGCTTTGGAGCTATTTTCATAGATATCCGCAATTCCTTCGACCACTTGAATTTTGGTCTCGTTGAACTCGCTGACATCCACCGTAAAGCGTGTTCCCCGATCGACAACTTGCGAATCAGGAGTCTCCACGCGGAATCCTTCGGCGCCATCCGGAGCATGCACCGAACACCGCCCCAGATTCATGGCCAGACAATTTTCTGGTTCGGCGCGAAACACGGCGGGGCCCTCGATAATCGCATGCGCTCCCCCAGGAAACAGCAGCTCAACCATCCCGCTCATCAGCACATAGGACTTTTCCAATTCCGTTTCCGAGAGAGCGGCTGGAGTCAATTCTCCAAAGAATCGGGCTTTGGCCACGCGTAGAAACTTCACCGATGGGGGCGCGGCGACGCTTGGCGCTTGCGACTCTTTCTCGGCAACCGGCGGTTGCTCTGGTTCGGGCCGTTGCGAAAACCCCGTGAGCCATACGAGACACAGCAAGCTGATCGCCAGCACGCTCGCCGCAATCAAATTTGTGGGCAGCGATCGCCAAGAGATTTGCTGCGGCCTTAATGTCGCAGAGGATGTTGATGATTCTCTTGTCTGCTGGCGAATTCGCTGCATCGCTCGTGAGCCGAAGTTTTCGCGCCGCCGCAGGATTTCTTGCATGGCGCTCTCGACAAAGCCGTCGCGACCAGCCGGTTCTTCTTGCATCACGAGTCCGAGCAGGCGGTGGGTCTGATAGAGCTCGATCGCCGTTTCTCTCAGTTTTTCATCCGCAGCCAATAGGTCGCACAATTGATCCGCATCGGCCTCTTCCAACTCCCCTTCCAGGAAGTCGTTCCAAAGCTGCTCGAACTGTTTTTGTGAATCTAAGTTCATGGTTCTGTCCGGCGAATATGCCCGCTTAGTCCAAGCTCGCTGTTCGTAATTCGACGCACTTTCTCAGCTTGTTCCGCAGGAGCCACAGTTGTTTTTTGACGGCTGCTACCGATCGTCCGCTTCTTTCCGACATCTCTTCGAGTGATATTTCATCGCGGTATCTCCAATCGACGAATTGTCTCAGCGAATCCCCTAAACTCTCTAGGCAAAGCTTGAGGTTCTGCAAGCGAATTCCAAACAATTCAGGCGTTTCGCTTTGCTGACGCTCCAACTCACGCGAGAGAAGATCTGAAGCCCAACGCGATCGATAGTCGGCCACACGGCGAATTCGAGTGGACTCCGTCTGCAATTGATACCGGGCAATCGAGAACAACCAGGCGGAAAAATTCGTTCCTAGTTCGTATTGATCGAGACGCGTATACGCCGTGACAAAACTTCGCTGGGCGACTTCGTCGACATCAACGCCAGGCGCAGCTCTCCCTGCCAACCAAGCTCTTATCGGGCGTTCAAATGTTCGCACAATCGTCTCGAACGCTTCGATCTCTCCGGCCCTGACTTGCCGCAACGCTTCTTCAATGATGCTTTGTTCGTGTGTATTCGTCATGACACTCTTTAATGGCACAAAGACTGGCCAGGTTACCCTGCTCAATCCGTTTTTCGTCTGACCTAATCGCGGATCATCCAATCGCACGCAGCGCATTCATACTTGCTGGCGTCGACAATCGCCGCGTTCAAGGAAGCCCTCCGTGCAGAATGAGGACTCTCCCTAACGGCGTGACAACCCCCATGGCGCGCACGAAAGCGGCGACAGCTTGCCGGCAAATGAACGACACGTCCGACTCGCTGACGACCTGCTCACAAAACATGAGCAGA
The nucleotide sequence above comes from Blastopirellula sp. J2-11. Encoded proteins:
- a CDS encoding FecR family protein, whose amino-acid sequence is MNLDSQKQFEQLWNDFLEGELEEADADQLCDLLAADEKLRETAIELYQTHRLLGLVMQEEPAGRDGFVESAMQEILRRRENFGSRAMQRIRQQTRESSTSSATLRPQQISWRSLPTNLIAASVLAISLLCLVWLTGFSQRPEPEQPPVAEKESQAPSVAAPPSVKFLRVAKARFFGELTPAALSETELEKSYVLMSGMVELLFPGGAHAIIEGPAVFRAEPENCLAMNLGRCSVHAPDGAEGFRVETPDSQVVDRGTRFTVDVSEFNETKIQVVEGIADIYENSSKARELRRLLGNAEDFNEQGDEFAPIVGNHENELRLESNQAVKVLAEPTFTLTPGVFDRDKHRMRLPDRIVSFTATTAESDGKAELLKTVTVQRAGQDVTYSDTDLIPVELIWFRSSRNEGLFDHVLGGKQVIGKPIDALSDNSIVTGVINPGGSETPLQSNPVMEHAPADNVIGTPGMAVRFAQPVKNGPGPDVVFFEIHPLPSLTDGDAFHVCPLQMSPGRKAHTIREYDLSLYSPEALPVTQMLVHATKGQRIDSLTELEQADFTLRPVRLEYRALAVGIDLSDLGYAPGEAAEGLFFQDADDNEFYVDPVLIGGLP
- a CDS encoding sigma-70 family RNA polymerase sigma factor, with amino-acid sequence MTNTHEQSIIEEALRQVRAGEIEAFETIVRTFERPIRAWLAGRAAPGVDVDEVAQRSFVTAYTRLDQYELGTNFSAWLFSIARYQLQTESTRIRRVADYRSRWASDLLSRELERQQSETPELFGIRLQNLKLCLESLGDSLRQFVDWRYRDEISLEEMSERSGRSVAAVKKQLWLLRNKLRKCVELRTASLD
- a CDS encoding DUF1553 domain-containing protein — its product is MNSVSMISSLVFAISIIWTTSLGVVQAESVARWEFEAPELPTTLTQKGLEVHGDVKFQQTGPQAPEFPDFTSENRAIYLDGKGASMLALGAGKSSDLQFTNGDTVTLEAWVNPQSIRSGQQVYIIGKGRSGARKSNQANQNWSLRLYNKQGVAHLDFLFTSRLGDQAPQWHRWRSTIGFTLSSGWHHIALSYKFGDPDSMLGWIDGVPTDGAWGLAGPTTDPPVVDAGDVWIGTSMGRSPNVSFHGQIHRLAIHRERLSDEEIASRFRRKGGPQLVIPKQERMPKVEGVPAGRVAFSLRENFPRHDRWLRQEESLQSPTLSWLGDAFLLPRIPLRYDDWGIRSSWNAPLLMQIAADVELPLGQQRLLIRTRGLSRLWIDGQLVTTTKADTVRYNGGRNPIHPPPQAPLPGVRPRRGNMKEAFVDYLVKPSGKAAHDPEQKRCCRVVLEIVVGGNGVRTESGEVCLARQSADGASFDILRPIGQDRLPLTESAMQPALARSERDLRDLDAATRRQAAQSEDPFWQARHARAKKWVDQNPPPAVPSIPGRAGIHPVDAFIFAKIEQAQSIKSPAESPQADLFHRKVLPILRTNCFRCHGEKDQGGLRLNTREDALRGGDSELPSVSPGHPHESELLHRIQSDDEFSRMPPTGAPLSAEQISLIETWIRDGAVWPQQSKNSKNIEIPTRVGDEAFLRRLFLDTVGIPPTTEELQEFLLDENPDKRSEWIGRMLSDDRVADHWVSFWQDLLAENPSLISATLNSTGPFRWFLYDALQDDKPFDRMVTELVLMRGSAHEGGSAGFSLAGENDSPYAAKGHILASAFLGIELKCARCHDSPYHRSTQHDLYALGAMLKRKSLKIPKSSQVPAAFFEKQTRQSLIQVSIKPNQSIQPGWPFADQTGAKDNQQLDQLTHNPEDSRERLAALITSPENRRFSRVVVNHLWKRLMGSGFVEPVHDWEGQEVSHPELLDWLAAEFVSQGYDSRHILQLIMSSDAYQRVAIGQNSNAPAASRYFNAPDRRRLTAEQVVDSLHLATGSAFEVEELSFDPEGRTTMDYRLNLGNPTRAWMMADLKNERDRPSLSLPRARMMLDMLEVFGWKGARQEPIAERESDSNVLQPGILANSVLTANLTRASSDSPLADLAVRAESAEQLVESLFLQILSRSPSPQEREDCVAVVASDFEQRLVPEGEVQPIPALPRLPQITWFNHAQSEANTIQMKNEERVRQGPPGDPRLQTEWRERYEDVVWSLVNHPEFVWIP